A genomic window from Caldicellulosiruptor kronotskyensis 2002 includes:
- a CDS encoding sugar-binding protein has protein sequence MKRRLISIITIFIQLLSLIAYVPAVHAQGLPDLIVTDISWQPANPQAGDKVLFSVTIKNIGDAPTPSGVIHGVGFHIDNDFTRFWWTDNFTGPLQPGEEKTLTVTGGMGGPDRNLPTWDAIGGRHTVWAFVDDYDPNPGDDITGRIKESNEDNNVFGKEIIVAAGSGGPRIVRIKSAWTGQYVYQAGDKLQYSYDIPANDARSQWIIEEFEGSIRIKNRATYNYIHIENYDSKKYVECGNIDDSWYSARWVLEDAGGSYRIKSVFKNTQYLNIEGNPGYVVLSEAYPEWDSAKWILEDVDITQNFTAPLPDLVIEDVYWDPANPQEGDDVLFKVKVKNIGEGAVKEGEQIAAGFNVDGRAPWFWTDLYTGGLAVGQSIVLPVIGGTEGKYWKAKSGIHTLYCNVDDYDPDPNDDKVGRVKESNDNNNSFHKRLPYIPKAQPKEEPLPLMCGAIYVGGKLNVAKDVYHNDTRAENKVMKIREKFSNLKNNNNVDASLFDELAKYKIEKVVVGTPNPANTKPSKFAMYWDENYLYAVVRVYDAAKRKDAPDPGQIWNNDSVEIYLDMDRNKEDSYTSDDFQYFFGWNYSQPMEFKHNAIQNVRFTQHDFDDGYGMLIEIPWTTLGVSAQKNMVFGFDIAIDDNYANQTRGCQYIWNSKDDQAWQYPNRFGDCQLVLGLGTPKQLPPPQKQQAQKPEAPPYQVPAGIGASVPWIEFEAENASTNGDIIGPSYEVNDEANEASNRRFVRLDQVGEYVELTATSEVNSIVVRYSIPDSDDGKGIDATISLYVNGQFRQKLNLTSRYSWVYGAYPWSNDPSFGAPRYYFDEVRALIGQVNPGDKIRLQVDSGDDSPYYDIDLIDIENVAPPLPKPDNFLDIRDFGAIPNDGKDDTKAIYDAIFAAKQQGKGVWIPKGVFEKLEGPVVDNVYSGFSGTGYVKGFDVIGATEKLLISGIPSDGNYTMEIRYSNATGIDQALSFMVNGHRYEVSLPPTGSWDSWQTTTIDVVLNTGRNLLQIIHQYEDTGNIYLDYVKVNTTLFEAEDGWLTCPIYVDNVTIRGAGMWYSTISGPYSQFVLMGNNCKFYDFAIFGETNSRIDELDDNAFLGWGGTGSVLENIWVEHKKCGFWVGNSKYGRTDGLVIRNCRFRNLMADGVNLCDGTINSIIENCHARNTGDDAFAIWSATYNQNVWACENNIIRNNTIQQPWLAQGIALYGGSNNIVENNLIIDIPTSAGILISTTFPCIPFSGTSEVRNNSIVRAGEQSGKLGAIRIMCDQQDISGIVIKNIDLYDCTDVGIRFMGTKQANGIVFENVRINYTGSYGIYASGETKGTVIFKNVTIDNTALDKVMFETPNMTVEKLEGNNW, from the coding sequence ATGAAAAGAAGGCTTATTTCAATCATAACCATTTTTATTCAGCTACTGAGTCTGATTGCATATGTGCCGGCAGTTCATGCCCAAGGCTTGCCTGATTTGATTGTTACAGATATTTCGTGGCAGCCAGCAAATCCTCAGGCAGGAGATAAAGTGCTCTTTAGCGTAACAATCAAAAATATAGGTGATGCACCAACTCCGAGCGGAGTAATCCATGGTGTTGGATTTCACATTGACAATGACTTTACAAGGTTTTGGTGGACTGACAACTTCACAGGCCCCTTGCAGCCTGGAGAAGAGAAAACACTGACAGTGACAGGTGGAATGGGTGGTCCTGATAGAAATCTGCCAACCTGGGATGCTATTGGTGGGCGTCATACCGTGTGGGCGTTTGTCGATGATTACGACCCAAATCCCGGCGACGATATAACAGGTAGAATAAAAGAGAGCAATGAAGACAACAATGTATTCGGGAAAGAAATTATTGTTGCAGCTGGGTCAGGCGGACCGAGAATTGTGAGAATAAAAAGTGCATGGACAGGGCAGTATGTTTATCAGGCAGGAGACAAACTACAATACAGCTATGATATACCTGCAAACGATGCACGGTCCCAGTGGATAATTGAAGAGTTTGAAGGCAGTATCAGAATTAAAAATAGAGCAACATACAACTATATTCACATTGAAAATTATGATTCAAAGAAATATGTTGAATGTGGCAATATAGATGATAGCTGGTACAGCGCGCGCTGGGTTCTGGAAGATGCAGGTGGCTCATATAGAATTAAAAGCGTATTCAAAAATACACAGTATTTAAATATAGAAGGAAATCCCGGGTATGTTGTTTTGAGTGAAGCCTACCCTGAATGGGATTCCGCAAAATGGATCTTGGAAGATGTTGATATCACTCAAAACTTCACAGCACCACTACCTGACTTGGTTATTGAGGATGTATACTGGGATCCGGCAAATCCTCAGGAAGGAGACGATGTTTTGTTTAAAGTAAAAGTTAAAAATATTGGTGAGGGTGCTGTTAAAGAGGGTGAACAGATTGCTGCAGGTTTTAATGTAGATGGCAGGGCACCATGGTTTTGGACTGATCTTTACACAGGCGGTTTGGCGGTAGGACAGAGTATTGTCTTGCCTGTAATAGGAGGGACTGAAGGAAAGTATTGGAAAGCAAAAAGCGGGATTCACACTCTTTATTGCAATGTAGACGATTACGACCCTGACCCAAATGATGATAAAGTGGGTAGGGTAAAAGAGAGTAATGACAATAACAACTCATTCCACAAGCGACTGCCATATATTCCAAAAGCCCAACCAAAGGAAGAACCGCTGCCTCTTATGTGTGGTGCAATCTATGTTGGTGGAAAATTGAATGTTGCAAAAGATGTTTACCATAATGATACAAGAGCAGAAAATAAGGTAATGAAAATAAGAGAGAAGTTTAGTAATCTTAAGAACAACAATAATGTTGATGCTTCGTTATTTGATGAACTGGCTAAATATAAGATTGAAAAGGTGGTTGTTGGAACTCCAAATCCTGCTAACACCAAGCCAAGCAAATTTGCTATGTATTGGGATGAGAATTACTTATACGCAGTTGTTCGAGTTTATGACGCTGCAAAGAGAAAAGATGCACCAGATCCTGGACAAATATGGAATAATGACAGCGTTGAGATTTATCTTGATATGGACAGAAACAAAGAAGATTCTTATACATCAGATGATTTTCAATATTTCTTTGGCTGGAACTATTCACAGCCGATGGAGTTCAAACACAATGCAATTCAAAATGTAAGATTTACTCAACATGATTTTGATGATGGTTATGGAATGTTAATCGAGATTCCGTGGACAACACTTGGCGTATCTGCTCAGAAGAACATGGTATTTGGTTTTGATATAGCAATAGATGATAACTACGCAAATCAAACCCGCGGATGCCAATATATTTGGAATTCGAAAGATGACCAGGCATGGCAGTATCCAAATAGGTTTGGTGACTGTCAGCTTGTTTTGGGTCTGGGAACACCAAAGCAACTTCCACCACCTCAAAAACAACAAGCTCAAAAACCAGAAGCACCACCATATCAAGTACCAGCTGGCATAGGAGCGAGCGTTCCATGGATAGAGTTTGAAGCAGAAAATGCATCAACAAACGGTGATATCATAGGACCATCTTATGAGGTCAATGATGAAGCAAATGAAGCATCCAATAGAAGATTTGTAAGACTTGATCAGGTTGGAGAATATGTTGAATTAACTGCGACCAGTGAAGTAAATTCAATTGTTGTAAGATATAGCATCCCGGACAGTGACGATGGCAAAGGAATTGATGCAACAATTTCGCTTTATGTAAATGGACAGTTTAGACAGAAATTGAACCTTACATCAAGATACAGCTGGGTATATGGAGCATACCCGTGGAGCAACGACCCATCTTTTGGTGCACCAAGGTATTACTTTGATGAAGTGAGAGCATTGATTGGACAGGTTAACCCAGGAGATAAAATAAGATTGCAGGTAGACAGCGGTGATGATTCACCATACTATGATATTGACTTGATAGACATTGAAAATGTTGCACCACCACTTCCAAAACCAGACAACTTCCTGGACATAAGAGATTTTGGCGCAATACCAAATGATGGAAAGGATGATACAAAAGCTATCTATGATGCAATTTTCGCTGCAAAGCAGCAGGGAAAAGGTGTATGGATACCTAAGGGTGTATTTGAGAAATTAGAAGGACCTGTTGTTGATAATGTATATAGTGGCTTTAGTGGCACAGGCTACGTAAAAGGGTTTGATGTGATTGGAGCAACAGAAAAACTTCTCATATCAGGAATACCATCAGATGGAAATTACACAATGGAAATTAGATACTCTAACGCAACTGGAATAGATCAGGCACTTTCATTTATGGTAAACGGGCATAGATATGAAGTTTCATTGCCACCAACAGGTAGCTGGGATAGCTGGCAGACTACAACAATTGATGTTGTTCTCAATACTGGCAGAAACCTGCTTCAGATAATTCATCAATATGAAGATACAGGGAATATTTACCTTGACTATGTAAAAGTGAACACTACCTTGTTCGAAGCAGAAGACGGGTGGCTGACATGTCCAATATATGTTGATAATGTAACAATTAGAGGAGCTGGTATGTGGTACTCAACAATAAGTGGTCCATATTCGCAGTTTGTTCTAATGGGCAACAACTGCAAATTCTATGATTTTGCAATATTTGGTGAGACAAATTCAAGAATTGACGAGCTTGACGACAATGCATTCTTAGGCTGGGGAGGAACGGGCTCTGTATTAGAAAACATTTGGGTTGAACACAAAAAATGTGGATTCTGGGTTGGAAACTCTAAATATGGCAGGACGGATGGACTTGTTATCAGAAACTGCAGATTCAGAAACTTGATGGCTGATGGTGTAAATCTTTGTGATGGTACTATTAATTCAATAATTGAAAACTGCCATGCAAGAAATACTGGCGATGATGCTTTTGCGATCTGGTCGGCAACTTACAACCAAAATGTCTGGGCATGTGAAAATAACATAATTCGTAACAACACAATACAGCAACCATGGCTTGCTCAAGGAATTGCATTGTACGGAGGTAGCAACAACATTGTTGAAAACAATCTTATAATAGATATTCCAACATCTGCAGGAATATTAATTAGTACTACATTCCCGTGCATACCATTCAGCGGAACATCAGAAGTAAGAAATAATAGTATCGTAAGAGCTGGTGAACAAAGTGGCAAATTGGGAGCAATTAGAATAATGTGTGATCAGCAAGATATATC